The Microcystis aeruginosa NIES-843 sequence ATAAAACGAAGTCCTACCCAAGTGAGAAAATTTTTAAAATCAATGGGAATGAAATGTTTAAAAGTAGGTTCTCTTCCTTCTAAAGCTGACCCAGATGAACAAGAGGACTACAAAGAAAAAAAGCTAGAACCCAGACTAAATGAGGCTAAAGAAGGAAAAAGGGCTGTTTTTTTTGTTGATGCCGCTCACTTCGTCATGGGAGCATTTCTCGGTTTTGTTTGGTGTTTTGAGAGACTTTTTGTTAAGTCACCGAGCGGGCGTAAACGCTTCAATGTTTTAGGAGCATTAAATGCAATAACTCATGAAGTTATTCTGGTTACGAATGACACTTATATTACAGCAACTCAAGTCTGTGAACTCCGGTCAAAAATAGCTGCTTTAGGACTAATGATTCCCATCACTCTCGTATTAGATAATGCCCGCTATCAGAAATGTAAAATTGTTGAAAAATTGGCTCTTTCTTTGTCAATAGATCTACTCTATCTACCGTCTTATTCGCCTAATCTAAATTTAATTGAAAGGCTGTGGAAATTTGTCAAAAAGAAATGTTTATATGGTAAATATTATGAAAACTTTTCTGACTTTTCTTCAGCCATTTATGAATGTTTGAATGATGCCCATCTGAAACATAAAAAAGAACTGGATTCCTTGCTGACTCTACGATTTCAGAAGTTTAATAAATCTCAGATTATGAACGTCTAAAGTATATAAGCCCGTCTAACAAATCACTGCACCCGACCGTATACCTGGACTTCCCCGTTGACAAAAGGCCATAACCTGTGCTGTAGGAGGGATTAAGAGAATTTACAGCGCCCCGTTACTGGGTACAAATCAAGGAAACCCCTAATAAATCTAACGCTTTTTGTTGCAGTTGAGTCGGTCGAGTTATCTTAGAAAAACGATAACTTCCCTCCCTAATCGTACATTCTACTGTATTCAAGCAAATTGTCCCCAGGTCT is a genomic window containing:
- a CDS encoding IS630 family transposase, with protein sequence MINLEFTEEEKNSLYYERFHHPHPRVQLKMEVLWLKSQKIPHQKICQLAGISPNTLLTYLRDYQEGGIEKLKEINFYRPKSELESQRETLKKYFEKNPPVTINEAVYRREELMGIKRSPTQVRKFLKSMGMKCLKVGSLPSKADPDEQEDYKEKKLEPRLNEAKEGKRAVFFVDAAHFVMGAFLGFVWCFERLFVKSPSGRKRFNVLGALNAITHEVILVTNDTYITATQVCELRSKIAALGLMIPITLVLDNARYQKCKIVEKLALSLSIDLLYLPSYSPNLNLIERLWKFVKKKCLYGKYYENFSDFSSAIYECLNDAHLKHKKELDSLLTLRFQKFNKSQIMNV